From Sodalis glossinidius str. 'morsitans', the proteins below share one genomic window:
- a CDS encoding putative quinol monooxygenase: MITVIAEIKVKPGRREAVLAAIESLRPNVLAEDGCGEYTLLTDYKAQIPWRKTTPDSIFMLEQWKSIRHLEQHQQMAHMDAHRANIRDDVMDVTFHILEKRNA; this comes from the coding sequence ATGATCACGGTAATTGCAGAAATCAAAGTCAAACCGGGACGAAGAGAAGCGGTTTTAGCCGCTATCGAATCGCTCAGGCCAAACGTACTGGCCGAAGACGGATGCGGCGAATACACCTTGCTCACCGACTATAAAGCGCAAATACCGTGGCGTAAAACCACACCCGACTCAATCTTTATGCTGGAACAATGGAAGAGCATCCGTCATTTGGAGCAACACCAGCAAATGGCGCATATGGATGCCCACCGCGCCAATATTCGTGACGATGTGATGGATGTGACTTTTCATATTCTGGAGAAACGTAACGCCTGA